In Flammeovirgaceae bacterium 311, one DNA window encodes the following:
- a CDS encoding galactokinase (COG0153 Galactokinase) produces the protein MNHKLIEDKFKELYGSSPLLVRSPGRINLIGEHTDYNDGFVLPAAIDKEMVLAVAKNDSETCRLYSLDFDEAIAFNLQDLQPSDKGWPNYILGVVDQLQKGGYQLGGFDCVFGGDIPIGAGLSSSAALECGAGYALSQLFGLKVEKQQLIRFAQKAEHTFAGVQCGIMDQFASVMGKEAHALRLDCRSLDFSYFPLELGAYQIVLLDTQVKHSLASSEYNTRRQECEQGVAKVKEKHPHVHSLRDVTLEMLDEVKSEISPVIYKRCRYVIEENDRLLKGCDLLEQGDIKAFGQKMYGSHEGLSEQYEVSCPELDFLVGLAKENAHVVGARMMGGGFGGCTINMVAASEKDSFIEEARQAYRQQFGIELKSYEVKVTDGTGQL, from the coding sequence ATGAATCATAAGTTAATTGAGGATAAGTTCAAAGAACTTTACGGCAGCAGCCCTTTGCTGGTGCGCTCGCCAGGCAGAATCAACCTGATCGGTGAACATACTGATTACAATGATGGGTTTGTGCTGCCTGCAGCCATTGATAAGGAAATGGTGCTGGCGGTTGCTAAGAACGATTCAGAGACCTGCCGCCTGTACTCTCTCGATTTTGACGAAGCAATAGCCTTCAACCTGCAAGACCTGCAGCCTTCTGATAAAGGCTGGCCCAATTACATTCTGGGGGTGGTAGACCAGCTCCAAAAGGGCGGGTACCAGTTGGGTGGCTTCGATTGTGTTTTTGGCGGAGACATCCCCATTGGCGCAGGACTTTCCTCTTCGGCTGCTCTGGAATGCGGCGCCGGCTATGCCTTAAGCCAGCTCTTTGGGCTAAAGGTAGAAAAGCAGCAGCTCATCAGGTTTGCGCAAAAGGCCGAGCATACTTTTGCCGGCGTACAGTGTGGCATCATGGACCAGTTTGCATCTGTTATGGGCAAAGAAGCCCACGCCCTTCGGTTAGACTGCCGCTCCCTGGATTTTAGCTATTTTCCCCTGGAGCTGGGAGCGTACCAGATTGTGCTGCTGGATACCCAGGTAAAACACTCGCTGGCCAGCTCGGAATACAACACCCGCCGGCAGGAATGTGAGCAGGGCGTGGCAAAGGTAAAGGAAAAGCACCCGCACGTGCACAGCCTGCGTGATGTAACCCTGGAGATGCTGGATGAAGTAAAATCTGAAATCAGCCCGGTGATCTACAAAAGGTGCCGTTATGTGATAGAAGAAAACGATCGGCTGCTCAAGGGCTGCGATCTGCTGGAGCAGGGCGATATTAAAGCTTTCGGCCAGAAAATGTATGGGTCTCATGAGGGACTTTCGGAGCAGTATGAAGTGAGCTGCCCCGAGCTTGACTTCCTGGTAGGCCTGGCCAAAGAAAACGCCCATGTGGTAGGCGCCCGCATGATGGGTGGTGGTTTTGGTGGTTGTACCATTAACATGGTGGCCGCCAGTGAAAAAGATTCTTTTATAGAAGAGGCCAGGCAGGCTTACCGGCAGCAGTTTGGCATTGAGCTGAAATCTTACGAGGTAAAGGTAACTGATGGTACAGGCCAGCTCTGA
- a CDS encoding hypothetical protein (COG1305 Transglutaminase-like enzymes, putative cysteine proteases) codes for MRRTIAIVALSLLSLQPVLAQRLSKEFGVISKNEFDYKEYEQDPEAEAVVLFDIGNSVFFEANNGYDIRFTRTKRVKVLKRAGANQAEVSIPFYVDGFGKSEKIVSIEAYSYNLEPAPLSKKAIDQSSVYEEKINDRWRVKKFVIPDVKEGTILEYKYVLETPFHFNLPDWEFQDKIPTLYSEYTAKLIPFYEYVYLAQGISKFDFQESKPGNETRTFGSVTKAYGQNMGSGFEFKDMVHTYVMKNVPAFRDESYITSPDDYLAKIDFQLAKFHSPRGGTTNIISTWPELSKELLKNESFGKYIRSAEKSARKLLETEVSLAQGSDLEKSKQIVEYVKSSFSWNGYYSKYASKSPKEFLTQKTGNAADINLFLNAMLKAAGINAHPVILSTRNHGKIKADYPFGHFFNYVIVLVEVGDQAYLTDGTEALVAFNRLPPRCINEKGLVVKEDEVPWVDLYSSIQSMDSKLISLSLDPENLTAKALVTVQSTEFEALGYRNLFKDDTTKIRKNLTENGFSHISKVKTFNFKKTSSPYIMAYEGKAALEVIDNKLIVSPFLSYPIQENTLTQKTRSYPVDFIYPKKEQFVSRIDIPAGYKLIGVPEEFVVDDELAEISLKYAITEDNIIEISANYHLKKGVYVAEEYSRIKQYIDMIVKKFNEQLVFEKI; via the coding sequence ATGCGCAGGACTATCGCTATAGTTGCTCTTAGCCTTCTTTCTCTCCAGCCGGTTCTGGCACAGCGCCTTTCGAAAGAGTTTGGTGTTATCAGCAAAAATGAGTTCGACTACAAGGAGTATGAGCAGGACCCCGAAGCGGAGGCTGTTGTATTGTTTGATATAGGCAATTCTGTTTTTTTTGAAGCAAATAATGGGTACGATATCCGCTTTACCCGCACCAAAAGGGTAAAAGTGCTGAAAAGAGCCGGTGCCAACCAGGCAGAAGTATCCATTCCATTTTATGTGGATGGCTTCGGAAAGTCAGAGAAAATAGTTTCCATTGAAGCCTACAGCTACAACCTGGAACCAGCCCCTTTATCCAAAAAAGCCATAGACCAAAGCAGTGTATACGAAGAAAAAATAAACGACCGCTGGCGGGTAAAAAAGTTTGTTATCCCGGATGTAAAGGAGGGAACAATCCTTGAGTACAAATATGTGCTGGAAACACCCTTTCACTTTAACCTGCCCGACTGGGAGTTTCAGGACAAGATACCCACCCTGTATAGTGAATACACCGCAAAGCTGATTCCCTTCTATGAATATGTATATCTGGCACAGGGCATCAGCAAATTTGATTTTCAGGAATCCAAGCCCGGAAACGAAACCCGCACCTTTGGCAGTGTGACCAAAGCCTACGGGCAAAACATGGGCAGCGGATTTGAATTCAAGGACATGGTACATACCTATGTGATGAAGAATGTACCTGCCTTCAGGGACGAAAGCTACATTACTTCGCCAGATGATTACCTGGCGAAAATTGATTTCCAGCTTGCTAAATTTCACAGCCCCAGGGGCGGTACTACCAACATCATTTCTACCTGGCCGGAGCTCTCAAAAGAATTGCTCAAAAATGAAAGCTTTGGCAAATACATCAGGAGTGCTGAAAAATCAGCCAGAAAGCTGTTGGAAACTGAAGTGTCCTTAGCCCAGGGCAGCGACCTGGAAAAAAGTAAGCAGATTGTTGAGTATGTAAAAAGCAGCTTTAGCTGGAATGGGTATTACTCGAAGTATGCCTCCAAGAGCCCCAAGGAATTCTTAACTCAAAAAACAGGCAATGCCGCAGATATTAATTTGTTTCTGAATGCGATGCTGAAGGCTGCAGGCATAAATGCTCATCCTGTAATCTTGAGTACCCGGAACCATGGCAAAATAAAAGCCGATTATCCTTTCGGACATTTCTTCAATTATGTGATCGTGCTGGTTGAGGTGGGCGATCAGGCTTACCTGACAGATGGAACCGAAGCCCTGGTTGCTTTTAACCGGCTGCCGCCCAGGTGCATCAATGAAAAAGGGCTGGTGGTGAAGGAAGATGAGGTGCCCTGGGTAGATCTCTACAGCAGTATTCAGTCAATGGATAGTAAGCTGATCAGCTTAAGCCTTGATCCGGAGAACTTAACAGCGAAAGCATTGGTAACTGTACAAAGCACAGAATTTGAGGCGCTGGGCTACAGAAATTTATTCAAGGACGATACCACAAAGATCAGGAAGAACCTCACAGAAAATGGATTCAGCCATATATCTAAGGTTAAGACCTTTAATTTCAAAAAAACCAGTTCCCCTTATATCATGGCCTACGAGGGCAAAGCGGCATTGGAAGTGATCGACAACAAACTTATAGTTTCACCCTTTTTGAGTTATCCCATACAGGAAAATACCCTTACTCAAAAAACACGCTCCTACCCGGTAGATTTTATCTATCCGAAAAAAGAACAGTTTGTATCGCGGATAGATATTCCTGCAGGTTACAAGCTGATTGGGGTTCCGGAAGAGTTTGTGGTTGATGATGAACTTGCTGAAATAAGCCTGAAATATGCTATCACTGAAGACAATATCATTGAGATCAGCGCCAATTATCACCTGAAAAAGGGGGTGTACGTAGCAGAGGAATACAGCAGGATAAAGCAGTATATTGACATGATCGTTAAAAAATTCAACGAGCAGCTGGTATTTGAGAAAATTTAG
- a CDS encoding 5'-nucleotidase (COG3391 Uncharacterized conserved protein): MKHFFQYLLAGLLINPLAPAFAQNAGHKKGNALAEQEVELSVLDSYEAAGREYAGGAAEIAAFDPKTSHVFITNGQKNALDIIKISSAGELAFVKSIDLSAYGSGPNSVAVSKRLAVVVVDGYHNEDGTYKAGTAVFFDTHGNYLRQVQVGHIPDMVTFTPNGQYAVVANEAEPNADYTFDPEGSVSIIDVSNFSVRTADFRSFNDNIHPEVRIFGPGATVAQDLEPEYITISHDSRTAYVTLQENNAMAVVDLKSARVLEIYPLGTKDHSLMANALDVSDRDGGIQFNPWPVKGFFMPDAIASYKHQGQTFLVTANEGDARDYDGYSEEARVKDLALDPAVFPDAKWLQKNENLGRLKTTTAQGDADGDGLYEEIYTYGARSFSIWNEQGQLIWDSQDEFERILADLLPDNFGSTNDEGPSFDGRSDDKGPEPEGIVIGKIGGKTYAFIGLERIGGVMVYNISNPFAPEFITYANNRDFSAIFDEDSPEGFLQAKDLGPEGLVFIAAHESPTKTDLLLLTNEVSGTTTLFEVKSSKSFSAQVALQFYPNPVSDKLYLNVEKLQEKSITIEIAGMLTGKVYLSQSYELTGAPTLEIPLARLPNQLYVVKVKGAAINQQHRLLKK, encoded by the coding sequence ATGAAACACTTTTTCCAGTATCTGTTGGCAGGCCTGTTAATAAATCCCCTGGCGCCGGCTTTCGCTCAAAATGCAGGGCATAAAAAAGGTAACGCCTTAGCTGAGCAGGAGGTAGAGCTGTCAGTGCTCGATTCTTACGAAGCTGCAGGTAGGGAATATGCCGGAGGTGCTGCAGAAATTGCAGCTTTCGACCCTAAAACCAGCCATGTATTTATCACCAATGGGCAGAAGAATGCGCTTGATATCATTAAGATCAGCTCGGCAGGAGAGCTGGCCTTTGTAAAAAGCATAGACCTTTCAGCCTATGGTTCAGGCCCGAACAGTGTGGCGGTTAGCAAACGCCTGGCGGTAGTAGTGGTAGACGGCTACCATAATGAAGATGGGACCTACAAAGCCGGAACAGCAGTATTTTTCGATACTCATGGAAATTACCTGCGGCAGGTGCAGGTGGGGCACATTCCCGATATGGTTACTTTCACACCAAACGGGCAGTATGCAGTTGTTGCCAATGAGGCCGAGCCCAATGCCGACTATACCTTTGATCCTGAAGGATCTGTAAGCATTATCGATGTAAGCAATTTTTCTGTCAGAACTGCAGATTTCAGAAGTTTCAACGATAATATTCATCCCGAGGTACGCATCTTTGGGCCTGGGGCTACAGTGGCCCAGGATTTGGAGCCGGAGTACATCACAATCTCTCACGATTCCAGAACGGCCTACGTTACCCTGCAGGAAAATAATGCCATGGCGGTGGTAGATCTTAAATCAGCCAGGGTGCTGGAGATCTATCCGCTGGGAACCAAAGACCACTCTCTGATGGCAAATGCCCTGGATGTGAGCGACCGGGATGGCGGTATTCAGTTTAACCCCTGGCCTGTAAAAGGATTCTTTATGCCTGATGCCATTGCTTCCTATAAGCACCAGGGCCAAACCTTTTTGGTAACGGCCAACGAGGGTGATGCCCGCGATTATGATGGCTATTCTGAAGAAGCCCGGGTAAAAGATCTTGCCTTGGACCCTGCCGTTTTTCCGGATGCCAAATGGCTGCAAAAAAATGAAAACCTGGGCAGGCTAAAAACAACCACTGCCCAGGGAGATGCCGATGGAGATGGGCTTTATGAGGAAATCTACACCTATGGTGCCCGCTCTTTTTCGATATGGAACGAGCAGGGCCAGCTGATCTGGGACAGCCAAGACGAGTTTGAACGCATTTTGGCAGATCTGCTCCCCGATAATTTTGGCAGCACCAACGACGAAGGTCCTTCCTTCGATGGCAGAAGCGATGACAAAGGACCCGAGCCGGAAGGGATAGTGATTGGGAAGATTGGTGGCAAAACATATGCTTTCATTGGCTTAGAGCGCATAGGTGGCGTAATGGTGTATAACATCAGCAATCCTTTTGCACCAGAATTTATCACTTATGCAAACAACAGAGACTTCAGTGCTATATTCGATGAAGATAGCCCCGAAGGCTTCCTGCAGGCAAAAGACCTGGGTCCGGAAGGCCTGGTGTTTATCGCGGCACATGAGAGTCCCACAAAAACAGACCTGCTGTTGTTAACCAACGAGGTAAGCGGTACTACTACTTTATTTGAGGTGAAATCCAGCAAATCATTCAGTGCACAGGTGGCCCTGCAGTTTTACCCTAACCCGGTAAGCGATAAGCTTTATCTGAATGTGGAAAAACTACAGGAAAAGAGCATAACCATAGAAATTGCAGGCATGCTCACCGGCAAGGTTTACTTATCGCAAAGCTATGAGCTGACGGGTGCACCTACGCTTGAAATACCACTTGCCCGATTACCGAACCAGCTGTATGTGGTAAAGGTAAAAGGCGCTGCCATCAATCAGCAGCACCGCCTGCTGAAGAAGTAA
- a CDS encoding Crp/Fnr family transcriptional regulator (COG0664 cAMP-binding proteins - catabolite gene activator and regulatory subunit of cAMP-dependent protein kinases), with translation MEALRRNLHFFSEPDFQQEIREHGKLVVLNKGDVVVREGQYVKFLPIVIKGSIRVFQQKEDREMLLYYVRQQETCTMSLAAAYFNNISTSHGVAAEATEALVFPAKLISEWQLKYPSWNRYVMLMFRSRYDELINALEGVVFEHIDVRVMKYLNNAVQKAGSSNVYISHQRLAHELGTTRVVVSRILKQFEREEKVKLFRGCIELV, from the coding sequence ATGGAAGCCTTAAGAAGAAATTTACATTTCTTTTCTGAACCAGACTTTCAGCAGGAAATAAGGGAGCATGGAAAGTTGGTGGTTCTGAATAAGGGTGATGTGGTTGTGCGGGAAGGTCAGTATGTTAAATTTTTACCCATCGTCATCAAGGGATCCATCAGGGTTTTTCAGCAGAAAGAAGATAGAGAAATGCTGCTGTATTATGTACGTCAGCAGGAAACCTGCACCATGTCCCTGGCCGCTGCCTACTTCAATAACATAAGCACTTCTCATGGAGTGGCTGCAGAAGCAACAGAAGCCCTTGTTTTTCCTGCCAAACTTATAAGCGAATGGCAACTGAAATACCCCTCCTGGAACAGATATGTAATGCTGATGTTCAGAAGCCGCTATGATGAACTTATTAATGCTTTGGAAGGCGTGGTGTTCGAACATATTGATGTGCGGGTGATGAAGTACCTGAACAACGCAGTCCAAAAAGCTGGCAGCAGTAATGTTTATATATCACATCAAAGGCTGGCACATGAGCTGGGTACTACCCGGGTGGTAGTATCGCGCATTTTAAAACAATTTGAGCGGGAAGAAAAAGTTAAATTGTTCAGAGGCTGTATTGAGCTTGTGTGA
- a CDS encoding hypothetical protein (COG5466 Predicted small metal-binding protein) translates to MKTLHCSDAGFDCKGVITANSEAEVLNQAAEHARTVHGVQVTPELAAKLRTLIKDEKEVKPAL, encoded by the coding sequence ATGAAAACGCTACATTGTTCAGATGCTGGTTTCGACTGCAAAGGAGTTATTACGGCCAACAGCGAGGCAGAAGTGTTAAATCAGGCGGCAGAACATGCCCGTACAGTTCATGGTGTGCAGGTAACTCCCGAATTAGCGGCAAAACTAAGAACACTGATCAAAGATGAAAAAGAGGTAAAACCAGCCTTATAA
- a CDS encoding phage DNA methylase (COG0863 DNA modification methylase), giving the protein MQFDQMLNRVVEGDCLEIMKWIPDGSVDMILCDLPYGTTQNQWDSVIDLAALWKQYERVIKHNGAIVLTSQGVFTAKLILSNEKLFKYKIVWEKSKPTNFLNAKKQPLRKHEDICVFYRKQPRYNPQMTAGEPYNKGVRKNQLSGSYGDFGPVEVKSDGERYPTDIVYFKTAESEGTVYHPTQKPVALGRYLIRTFTNSGDIVLDNTCGSGSFLVAALLEKRKFIGIEKNQESLLFKKEGINLLEVCNARLEDARKSLLLENITAVINDTHTGKPLSRKLMEQLQQKLLNACAAAPEGLSEEFILQAVQQELLEY; this is encoded by the coding sequence ATGCAGTTTGATCAGATGCTGAACCGTGTGGTAGAGGGAGATTGCCTGGAAATAATGAAATGGATTCCGGACGGATCAGTGGATATGATTTTGTGCGATCTGCCATATGGCACCACTCAAAATCAATGGGATTCAGTAATAGACCTTGCAGCACTCTGGAAACAATACGAGCGGGTAATTAAGCATAATGGTGCCATTGTGCTCACTTCACAGGGGGTTTTTACGGCAAAGCTGATCTTAAGCAACGAAAAGCTTTTCAAATACAAAATCGTTTGGGAAAAATCCAAGCCCACCAATTTTCTCAATGCTAAAAAGCAACCGCTGCGCAAACATGAGGATATCTGTGTTTTTTATAGAAAACAGCCCCGCTACAATCCGCAAATGACTGCCGGTGAGCCCTACAACAAGGGAGTGCGGAAAAACCAGCTGTCCGGCAGCTATGGTGATTTTGGTCCTGTAGAAGTAAAGAGCGATGGAGAACGCTACCCAACAGATATTGTATATTTTAAAACAGCCGAATCCGAAGGCACCGTTTATCATCCTACCCAAAAACCGGTGGCCTTAGGCCGGTACCTGATCAGGACCTTTACAAATAGTGGAGACATTGTGCTGGACAACACCTGCGGAAGCGGTAGTTTTCTGGTGGCTGCCCTGCTGGAGAAGCGTAAATTCATTGGTATTGAAAAGAACCAGGAGTCGCTGCTTTTTAAAAAAGAAGGTATTAACCTGTTAGAGGTGTGCAATGCAAGGCTGGAAGATGCCCGTAAAAGCCTGCTGCTCGAAAATATTACTGCGGTTATAAACGATACCCACACTGGTAAACCCCTTAGTAGAAAGTTGATGGAGCAGCTGCAGCAAAAACTACTGAATGCCTGTGCTGCGGCTCCTGAAGGCTTGTCGGAGGAGTTTATTCTACAGGCCGTCCAGCAGGAACTTCTGGAATATTGA
- a CDS encoding galactose-1-phosphate uridylyltransferase (COG1085 Galactose-1-phosphate uridylyltransferase) produces the protein MSQFNFEDHSHRRYNPLTGEWLQVSPHRAKRPWQGQQEKTAQAKRPAYDPACYLCPGNTRANGEVNPAYEGTYAFKNDFAAITDDVPSGSMQEGEFFLAKSERGICKVICFSPRHDLTVPEMEVEAIKEVVELWKREYLELGQKDFINHVQIFENKGEVMGASNPHPHGQIWAQESIPDEPAKKQLHLGRYYEKHGRTLLQDYLQAELQKEERILFENEHFVALVPFWAVWPFEAMIVAKRAVPSIDKLTEAEMLSLADAYRQLTIRYDNLFEISFPYSAGLHQAPTDGREHPEWHLHMVFYPPLLRSATVKKFMVGYEMLGNPQRDITPETAAAMLRGLPAVHYKQREVE, from the coding sequence ATGAGCCAGTTTAATTTTGAAGATCATTCCCACAGAAGATACAACCCCCTGACAGGAGAATGGCTGCAGGTATCGCCTCACCGGGCAAAGCGCCCCTGGCAGGGCCAGCAGGAAAAAACTGCCCAAGCCAAACGCCCCGCTTATGATCCTGCCTGCTATCTATGCCCCGGCAACACCCGGGCCAACGGAGAGGTAAACCCGGCTTACGAGGGTACATATGCTTTTAAAAACGACTTTGCCGCCATTACCGATGATGTACCCAGTGGCAGCATGCAGGAGGGAGAGTTTTTTCTGGCAAAGAGCGAGCGCGGTATTTGTAAGGTGATCTGCTTTTCGCCCCGCCATGATCTTACTGTGCCCGAAATGGAGGTAGAAGCCATTAAAGAAGTGGTGGAGCTCTGGAAGCGGGAGTACCTGGAACTGGGCCAAAAAGATTTTATCAACCACGTTCAGATCTTCGAGAACAAAGGCGAGGTAATGGGTGCTTCTAACCCTCATCCGCACGGCCAGATCTGGGCGCAGGAATCCATACCCGATGAACCGGCAAAAAAACAGCTGCACCTTGGCCGCTACTACGAGAAGCACGGCAGAACCCTGCTGCAGGATTACCTGCAGGCCGAGCTGCAGAAGGAGGAGCGGATCTTGTTTGAGAATGAGCATTTTGTAGCCCTGGTGCCTTTTTGGGCAGTATGGCCCTTTGAGGCCATGATCGTTGCCAAACGGGCAGTACCCAGTATAGATAAACTAACAGAAGCAGAAATGTTAAGCCTGGCCGATGCCTACAGGCAGCTGACCATTCGCTACGATAACCTCTTTGAGATCTCCTTTCCCTATTCGGCTGGCCTGCACCAGGCCCCTACCGATGGCCGGGAGCATCCCGAGTGGCACCTGCACATGGTGTTTTACCCGCCCCTGCTGCGCTCTGCCACGGTAAAGAAGTTTATGGTAGGCTACGAAATGCTGGGCAATCCTCAGCGGGATATTACCCCGGAAACTGCCGCTGCCATGCTTAGAGGGCTGCCGGCAGTGCATTATAAGCAGCGGGAGGTTGAATAG
- a CDS encoding hypothetical protein (COG1305 Transglutaminase-like enzymes, putative cysteine proteases): MTGAFAQPGNEVIDYATLIKAAREKLVVERTCLIQINNKQSDWVSAIEIPYRAGEKLDILEASIIDRNGKVVRTLKKKEIISRSAISQGTFFEDSFVKEFNLKWHEYPYRVKYSYRKETNQFLHVADWYPVLYVNVPTRKASLTVQLPLDYKVKLNFPEAFTFNADTLGNGCTLRWRISEVVPVNKEAFSRPVQESIPHVKIVPEEFTYGVEGSFKDWASYGGWLNKMNEGLDVLPLSEQLVVEELLKGITDKREIVKTLYHHLQDHTRYINVSIDLGGLKPYPASYVCTNKYGDCKALTIYMKALLKHVGIASFYTIIHADANPVPLEPQFPSHQFNHVVLCVPLEGDTLWLENTVSYLPYNYLGTFTQNRYALAVGNNGSRLVKTPALKLEDVLEKSVQAYVLNQAGEGTLEVVQEHRGETFEYFKQLQHEISEKEQQRIIQNGINVTNAELLQWKISQANRDLAQLQLQLSLRVNGQVRKLGSSLVLTPTNFVLPRLESTSSRKEPIRINYPVNRLDSITYHLPFASQYKTKLPEDVAIESKYGRYQEKYYQQDGQICVSRSFQLVAGNFPKEEYLAFYAFFESIKESQKKSAIVLKPN, from the coding sequence TTGACCGGCGCCTTTGCACAGCCCGGAAACGAGGTTATTGATTATGCTACACTCATAAAAGCAGCCCGGGAGAAGCTGGTGGTGGAGAGAACATGCCTTATCCAGATCAATAACAAGCAGTCCGACTGGGTTTCAGCCATTGAAATTCCCTACAGAGCTGGTGAAAAGTTAGATATTTTAGAGGCTTCCATTATTGACAGAAATGGAAAGGTAGTAAGAACCTTAAAAAAGAAAGAAATCATTAGCAGAAGTGCTATCTCCCAGGGTACATTTTTTGAGGACAGTTTTGTGAAGGAATTCAACCTTAAGTGGCATGAATATCCTTACCGGGTAAAGTACAGCTACAGGAAAGAAACAAACCAGTTTCTGCATGTGGCCGACTGGTATCCGGTGCTCTATGTAAACGTACCTACCAGAAAGGCTTCATTAACTGTACAGCTTCCGCTTGATTACAAGGTAAAGCTGAACTTCCCGGAGGCATTTACCTTCAATGCAGATACACTGGGGAATGGCTGCACCCTGCGCTGGCGCATCTCGGAGGTAGTGCCGGTTAATAAAGAGGCATTCTCCCGTCCTGTTCAGGAAAGTATTCCCCATGTAAAGATTGTTCCGGAAGAGTTTACCTATGGTGTAGAGGGAAGTTTTAAAGACTGGGCCTCTTATGGAGGCTGGCTGAACAAGATGAATGAAGGCCTGGATGTACTCCCTCTTTCGGAGCAACTTGTGGTAGAGGAGCTTCTGAAGGGCATTACCGATAAAAGAGAAATTGTAAAGACGCTTTACCATCACCTCCAGGATCATACACGCTACATTAATGTATCCATCGACCTGGGTGGCCTGAAGCCCTACCCGGCCTCCTATGTATGCACCAATAAGTATGGTGACTGTAAGGCACTTACTATCTACATGAAAGCCCTCCTGAAACATGTGGGTATAGCGTCTTTCTACACCATTATTCATGCGGATGCAAATCCTGTTCCGCTGGAACCACAATTTCCCAGTCACCAGTTTAACCATGTGGTGCTCTGTGTGCCGCTGGAGGGAGATACCCTCTGGCTGGAGAACACAGTAAGCTACCTGCCCTATAATTACCTGGGAACGTTTACCCAAAATCGTTATGCCTTAGCCGTAGGTAACAATGGTAGCAGGCTAGTTAAAACACCCGCTCTGAAGCTGGAAGATGTGCTGGAAAAATCAGTCCAGGCTTATGTACTGAACCAGGCAGGAGAGGGAACGCTGGAGGTTGTGCAGGAACACCGGGGAGAAACCTTTGAGTATTTCAAACAACTGCAACACGAGATCAGCGAAAAGGAACAGCAAAGGATTATTCAAAACGGCATTAATGTAACAAACGCCGAGTTGCTCCAGTGGAAGATCAGCCAGGCAAATCGTGATCTGGCCCAGCTACAACTTCAGCTGTCGCTTCGGGTGAATGGCCAGGTCAGAAAGCTGGGCAGTAGCCTGGTACTCACCCCCACTAATTTTGTGCTGCCCAGGCTGGAAAGTACCAGCAGCAGAAAGGAACCTATCAGGATAAACTATCCCGTAAACAGGCTGGATTCCATTACATATCATTTACCCTTTGCCAGCCAGTATAAAACTAAATTGCCCGAAGATGTGGCAATAGAATCAAAATATGGACGCTATCAGGAAAAGTACTACCAGCAGGACGGGCAGATCTGTGTAAGCAGAAGTTTTCAGCTAGTGGCAGGCAATTTCCCCAAAGAGGAGTACCTTGCTTTTTATGCTTTTTTTGAATCCATAAAAGAATCACAGAAAAAATCAGCCATTGTATTAAAACCAAATTAA